One genomic segment of Methanococcus voltae PS includes these proteins:
- a CDS encoding FAD-dependent oxidoreductase codes for MKIIVVGGGTSGILSALALGKEGHEVLVLEKNDKIGGLCRSETIDGYTVDIGVHAITMLNNGPLTRLLDKYSQYLPNFKPYGEYYIRTDQLHKIPVSMHEWMTTAVIPHKDKLLVTSKIIDLMTVGFDKEASVCDIVKDLNLSEPTLEFFDTFSYFLSGEGMDKTPLWRLFTGAGYIPEDDIIPFIYNDLRINPLRKSISKKFDSGRLWNMVDDGLLKSIKNKSKKYITKFMGEARFGSQGYPMGGVQSICNCVCNSMINTTLKTNEEVLKITQEENTYYVYTKNDIYKADVIIYSAPAVTIPNVVKNVEEVNSYNEKFKNIKFSESTTIWVGDEENYFPYIGSEVWVDYPCWATTTSNYDPWLAPKGKHLMGFSFVNSKEEDAIISIENKLNINLDKVDMLHIQKTIPEHASCAIDQFFVYPKVKNNFYVVGTDSDPRSMGVTRASYSVEMMLSEFKNTYQNNLPPKL; via the coding sequence ATGAAAATCATAGTTGTAGGGGGAGGAACCTCCGGAATACTTTCAGCATTAGCCCTTGGAAAAGAAGGTCACGAAGTATTAGTACTTGAAAAAAACGATAAAATCGGAGGATTATGCCGAAGTGAAACTATTGACGGGTACACCGTGGATATTGGAGTTCATGCAATAACCATGCTAAATAACGGACCATTAACTAGACTTTTGGATAAATATTCGCAGTATCTTCCAAATTTCAAACCTTATGGAGAATATTATATTAGAACAGACCAACTTCATAAGATACCAGTTTCTATGCATGAATGGATGACTACCGCCGTAATACCTCATAAAGATAAACTATTAGTTACTTCAAAAATTATAGACCTTATGACTGTTGGATTCGATAAGGAAGCTTCAGTATGTGATATTGTTAAAGATTTAAATCTTAGTGAACCTACTTTGGAATTTTTTGACACATTTTCATACTTCCTAAGTGGTGAAGGAATGGATAAAACGCCCCTTTGGAGATTATTCACCGGTGCAGGTTACATTCCAGAAGATGATATAATTCCATTCATATATAATGATTTAAGGATAAATCCATTACGTAAATCAATTTCCAAGAAATTTGATTCTGGAAGACTTTGGAATATGGTGGATGATGGATTATTAAAATCAATTAAAAATAAATCAAAAAAATATATTACTAAATTTATGGGTGAGGCCAGATTTGGTAGCCAAGGCTATCCAATGGGCGGAGTTCAATCCATTTGCAATTGTGTATGCAATTCTATGATAAATACAACTTTAAAAACCAATGAAGAAGTTTTAAAAATCACTCAAGAAGAAAATACGTATTATGTATATACTAAAAACGATATTTATAAAGCAGATGTCATAATTTATTCTGCGCCTGCTGTTACAATCCCTAATGTTGTTAAAAATGTTGAAGAAGTAAATAGTTATAATGAAAAATTCAAAAATATCAAATTTTCAGAATCTACTACCATATGGGTTGGTGATGAAGAAAATTACTTCCCATACATTGGTTCTGAAGTTTGGGTCGATTATCCATGTTGGGCTACAACTACATCAAATTATGACCCATGGCTTGCTCCAAAAGGAAAACATTTAATGGGTTTCTCATTTGTAAATAGCAAAGAAGAAGATGCAATAATTTCAATTGAAAATAAATTAAATATTAATCTTGATAAGGTTGATATGCTACATATTCAGAAAACAATCCCTGAACACGCCTCTTGTGCAATAGACCAGTTCTTTGTATACCCTAAAGTTAAAAATAACTTCTATGTGGTAGGTACTGATTCAGACCCTCGTAGTATGGGCGTAACTAGGGCATCTTACTCTGTTGAAATGATGCTTTCTGAATTCAAAAACACCTATCAAAATAATTTGCCACCTAAATTATAA
- a CDS encoding triphosphoribosyl-dephospho-CoA synthase yields the protein MNPFDIMKASQMACCLEVSSFKPGNVHRTRDYHDIKYHHFITSGIAFGNAIYSVSNRFKDLDVSIKLNSNSNSNSDLKESNNFQINVGKAIKEAVIESVKWSPSNANLGIIMLHTPIAMAASKLGEFNLEDLKKWTEYITSNTTVNDAIAVYEAIEIGMAYVNPPEEGPDVKNDDSKKELVEKNLNLYDVYNISKEWDTISKEWVSNFKISYEGYELLKNNYEKNNEIHEAVTLTFLEILSKYPDTLIARKKGIEVSKLVSEKAKETLENFKKTGNRTVILDFDTYLSQESNKLNPGTTADLMASALFIYLIDRILSNKTILL from the coding sequence ATGAATCCTTTTGATATTATGAAAGCATCACAGATGGCTTGTTGCCTGGAAGTAAGTAGTTTTAAACCTGGAAACGTTCATCGAACTCGTGATTATCACGATATAAAATATCATCATTTTATAACTTCAGGAATAGCTTTTGGAAATGCAATATATTCCGTTTCAAACAGGTTTAAAGACTTGGATGTAAGTATAAAGTTAAATTCAAATTCAAATTCAAATTCCGATTTAAAAGAATCCAATAATTTTCAAATAAATGTTGGTAAAGCCATAAAAGAGGCGGTAATCGAGTCTGTAAAATGGTCACCTTCCAACGCAAATCTGGGTATTATAATGTTACATACTCCAATTGCAATGGCAGCTTCAAAACTAGGAGAGTTTAATTTAGAAGATTTAAAAAAATGGACAGAATATATTACAAGTAATACGACGGTAAATGATGCAATAGCCGTATACGAAGCAATAGAAATTGGAATGGCTTATGTTAATCCTCCAGAAGAGGGTCCAGACGTTAAAAATGACGATTCAAAAAAAGAACTTGTCGAGAAGAATTTAAACTTGTACGATGTTTATAATATTTCTAAAGAATGGGATACGATTTCTAAAGAATGGGTTTCCAATTTTAAAATATCTTACGAAGGTTACGAACTTTTAAAGAATAATTATGAAAAAAATAACGAAATACACGAAGCTGTAACTCTTACATTTTTGGAAATTCTTTCAAAATATCCTGATACATTAATAGCAAGGAAAAAAGGTATCGAAGTTTCAAAGTTAGTTTCTGAAAAGGCAAAAGAAACCCTAGAAAACTTTAAAAAAACTGGCAATAGAACTGTAATTTTGGATTTTGACACTTATTTATCACAAGAATCAAATAAATTAAATCCTGGGACTACTGCAGATTTAATGGCGTCAGCATTATTTATTTATTTAATTGATAGAATTTTGTCTAATAAAACAATACTTTTGTAA
- the glyS gene encoding glycine--tRNA ligase, producing the protein MEKIDKNEKYNKIMDLIKRRGYLWNSFEIYGGIAGFFDYGPLGAILKNNIVNTWRKHYIINEGFYEIEGPTINPYEVLKASGHVDNFTDPLVQCKECNESFRADHIIEENVDIDTEGKTLEELQALIVENNIKCPLCGGEFKDVDTFNLMFKTSIGPSGKRVAFMRPETAQGIFIQFKRINQFFRNKLPFGAVQIGKSYRNEISPRQGVIRLREFSQAEAEFFIHPDKKNYEKFERVKDMVLPLLPSKNQEDDTLSAEEKIVKMTLGEAVEKGIVKNKAIAYFISVTANFLLDVGIDANKMRFRQHLPNEMAHYASDCWDAELYSDRFGWVECVGVADRTDYDLKSHMATSGEDLSVFVEYAEPKEIETFDIELNFKALGKTFKGDSKIIQKLISEMDYKEIEEMVSDIENAEKGNKYVLKAEDDKEFELTSEYIGAKKVTKKITGEKVIPHVIEPSYGVDRITYFVIEHSFNEEEDRTFMKLAPTVAPIKAGVFPLVNKEQMPIIAKEIEETLRNSGIIAEYDDSGAIGRRYLRMDEVGTPFCITVDGESLDSGTVTIRERDERSQKRLKIEELGDYITNSLK; encoded by the coding sequence ATGGAAAAAATAGATAAAAATGAAAAATATAATAAAATAATGGATTTAATTAAAAGAAGAGGTTATTTATGGAATTCCTTTGAAATTTACGGAGGAATTGCAGGTTTCTTTGATTACGGTCCATTAGGTGCAATTTTAAAGAATAATATTGTAAATACTTGGAGAAAGCATTATATTATTAATGAAGGATTTTACGAGATAGAGGGGCCTACAATAAACCCTTATGAAGTTTTAAAGGCATCTGGACACGTTGATAACTTTACAGACCCCTTGGTACAATGTAAAGAATGTAATGAATCATTCAGAGCAGACCACATAATCGAGGAAAACGTAGATATCGATACAGAAGGTAAGACACTCGAAGAATTACAGGCGTTAATCGTTGAAAATAATATAAAATGTCCATTATGTGGTGGCGAATTTAAAGACGTTGATACCTTTAACTTAATGTTTAAAACTTCAATTGGTCCAAGTGGTAAAAGAGTAGCTTTTATGAGACCTGAAACTGCACAAGGTATATTTATCCAATTTAAAAGAATAAATCAGTTTTTTAGAAATAAATTACCGTTTGGAGCTGTCCAAATTGGTAAATCATACAGAAATGAGATTTCACCAAGACAGGGAGTTATAAGACTTAGGGAATTTAGCCAAGCAGAAGCTGAATTTTTTATACACCCTGATAAAAAGAACTATGAGAAGTTCGAGCGTGTAAAAGATATGGTTTTACCATTATTGCCTTCAAAAAACCAAGAAGATGACACATTATCTGCAGAAGAAAAAATCGTTAAAATGACTTTGGGCGAAGCTGTAGAAAAAGGTATTGTAAAAAACAAAGCTATTGCGTACTTTATTTCAGTAACTGCTAATTTCTTACTTGACGTGGGAATTGACGCAAACAAAATGAGATTTAGACAACATTTACCAAACGAAATGGCGCATTACGCTTCAGATTGTTGGGATGCAGAACTTTATTCCGATAGATTTGGATGGGTTGAATGTGTAGGGGTAGCAGATAGAACCGATTACGATTTAAAATCACATATGGCTACAAGTGGTGAAGATTTAAGCGTATTTGTAGAATATGCAGAACCTAAGGAAATTGAGACTTTTGATATTGAATTAAACTTTAAAGCATTGGGAAAAACCTTTAAAGGAGATTCAAAAATAATTCAAAAATTGATTTCAGAGATGGACTATAAAGAAATCGAAGAAATGGTTTCAGACATCGAAAATGCAGAAAAAGGCAATAAATACGTATTAAAAGCAGAAGATGATAAAGAATTCGAATTAACAAGCGAATATATCGGCGCTAAAAAAGTAACTAAGAAGATAACTGGAGAAAAGGTAATTCCTCACGTTATCGAGCCGTCCTACGGTGTTGATAGAATAACTTACTTTGTTATTGAACACTCTTTCAACGAAGAAGAAGATAGAACATTCATGAAATTGGCACCAACTGTAGCACCTATCAAAGCAGGTGTTTTCCCATTGGTAAATAAGGAACAAATGCCAATCATTGCAAAAGAAATCGAAGAAACGCTTAGAAATTCTGGAATAATAGCAGAATATGATGATAGTGGTGCTATCGGTAGAAGATATTTAAGAATGGATGAAGTAGGTACTCCGTTCTGTATCACCGTTGATGGTGAATCTTTAGATAGTGGAACCGTTACAATCCGTGAAAGGGATGAAAGAAGTCAAAAAAGATTAAAAATCGAAGAATTAGGTGATTACATCACTAATTCTTTAAAATAA
- a CDS encoding PadR family transcriptional regulator: MKTKKKELMEYLILYHIREKPYHGYKLICDISEDIGVPKVSPSFVYPVLSRFTKKKYIKVILHDDKKVYEITDLGLEYLKENSEKLEKILKIKDDIREFHLSGGEKLHDVLNVLHSEYSKLDSESKRKIGTCMINFSNELEKIIYEYKLNQNYKK; the protein is encoded by the coding sequence ATGAAAACAAAGAAAAAAGAACTTATGGAATACTTAATACTTTACCACATCCGTGAAAAGCCATATCATGGCTATAAATTAATTTGTGATATTTCAGAAGATATTGGAGTACCTAAAGTGTCACCAAGCTTCGTATATCCGGTTTTATCAAGATTTACTAAGAAAAAGTACATAAAAGTAATTTTACATGACGATAAAAAAGTTTATGAAATTACCGATTTGGGTTTAGAATATCTAAAAGAAAATTCCGAAAAATTAGAAAAAATTCTAAAAATTAAAGATGATATTCGAGAATTTCACCTATCGGGCGGGGAAAAACTACATGATGTATTAAATGTACTTCACTCAGAATACTCAAAGCTTGACTCCGAATCCAAAAGAAAAATAGGTACTTGTATGATAAACTTTTCAAATGAACTGGAAAAAATAATTTATGAATATAAATTAAATCAAAATTATAAAAAATAA
- the hpt gene encoding hypoxanthine/guanine phosphoribosyltransferase gives MKRVLDETLESSPIIKRGEYNYFIHPIADGVPLFTSDLLRDVATRTIKKIDTNIDKIVTAEAMGIPIATAISMSTDIPYVVMRKRQYFLEGEVPVHQETGYSKGELYLNGVQKGDRVTIVDDVLSTGGTLIAVIRALERAGAEIVDIVCVIERGDGKAKVKEVTGYDVQTLVKIEVTENGVVILESK, from the coding sequence TTGAAAAGAGTTTTAGATGAAACATTGGAAAGTTCCCCCATAATCAAAAGAGGAGAGTATAACTACTTCATACATCCTATAGCTGACGGTGTGCCTTTATTCACATCCGATTTATTGAGAGATGTTGCTACAAGAACAATTAAAAAAATAGATACCAACATTGACAAAATAGTAACTGCAGAAGCTATGGGTATCCCTATTGCTACAGCTATTTCAATGTCAACAGACATTCCTTACGTAGTTATGAGAAAAAGACAGTATTTCTTAGAAGGAGAAGTTCCTGTTCATCAAGAAACCGGATACAGTAAAGGAGAATTGTATTTAAACGGTGTTCAGAAAGGGGATAGAGTTACAATCGTAGACGATGTTTTATCAACAGGTGGGACATTAATTGCAGTTATTAGAGCTCTCGAAAGAGCTGGCGCTGAAATAGTAGATATTGTTTGCGTAATTGAAAGAGGGGACGGAAAAGCAAAAGTTAAAGAAGTAACTGGCTACGATGTGCAAACTTTAGTTAAAATAGAAGTTACAGAAAACGGTGTAGTAATTTTAGAATCAAAATAA
- a CDS encoding nitroreductase family protein — protein sequence MEAIFERRSIRKYLEKPISKELILDLLKAGMYAPTACNQRPWEFLVIDNPETLLKITEVHPYSQMLKEAPVCIAVCCNKDRTNKIGDPFWDQDCAAATENILLEAQDKGLGAVWLGVYPKENLMNDLKRILGIPENVIPFALISLGYPAEKPEYVEKFDSSRVYYNDWKHRY from the coding sequence ATGGAAGCCATTTTTGAAAGAAGGAGCATAAGAAAATATCTTGAAAAGCCGATATCAAAAGAATTAATTCTTGATTTGCTAAAAGCAGGTATGTATGCCCCTACCGCATGTAATCAACGACCTTGGGAGTTTTTAGTAATTGATAACCCCGAAACTCTGTTAAAAATTACAGAAGTTCACCCATATTCTCAAATGCTGAAGGAAGCTCCGGTTTGTATTGCGGTTTGTTGCAATAAAGACAGAACTAATAAAATAGGAGACCCATTTTGGGACCAAGATTGTGCGGCAGCTACAGAAAATATATTGCTTGAGGCACAAGATAAAGGGTTAGGTGCAGTTTGGTTAGGTGTTTATCCAAAAGAAAATCTTATGAACGATTTGAAAAGAATTTTAGGAATTCCTGAAAACGTAATACCTTTTGCATTGATTTCATTAGGATATCCTGCGGAAAAACCAGAATATGTTGAGAAATTTGACAGTTCTAGAGTTTACTATAATGATTGGAAACATAGGTACTAA